TGAGTACTACTGTCCGGTTCAGCTACACCTAATGGCGACAGGGCTACTTGCGGGAGGCGTTAATGAGCTTCGTCAGATTATCTCACATCCGAAGGCCCTCGAGCAGTGCTCTCAGTTTCTTGAGGCCCACCCCTTAGCCACTCCTGTTCAGTTCAGTGACACCGCAGGTGCGGCCCTGCACGTTAAGCAAATTGAGGACCCCCGTATCGCCGCGGTCGCAAGCGAGGAAGCCGCCAATACTTATGGCCTGCAGATCGTTGCACACGCGATTCAAAATCACGCCATCAATTCAACACGCTTCGTTGCCATTTCAGCAAAGCCAGAGAGTTTAAATACTCCCAGCAAGTGCTCACTACTCATCACCCTGCCCCATGCGCCAGGCAGCCTCGCTCGCATCTTAAGCGAGATCGCCGCATTCGATACAAACGTAACCAAGATAGAGTCCCGCCCGATCCTCGGCAAACCTTTCGAGTATAAGTTCTACATCGATATTGAATCATTCAAGCAGCCAGCTGAGACACTCGTAAAGGTAATAGAAAAAATTAAGTCTCAAACTGCAGGATGCCGAGTTCTTGGCATCTATGGTAACTATTGACCCCAGTATAAAGTTGGTGGTGATTAAAAAGATTAGATCTCGAGATATCACCTAAAGACCCCTCTTTCTTGACGTCCCCTAATAGGGGATGCTCATTTTAGGGATGAATAGTTAGTATTGTCTCCTCCGATTTGCTCCGCAAATCGACCCCTGAGGGGGTTGCCTAAAATAAAAAAAAGCCCGGCAACTCTCGCTGCCAGGCTTTTCGTATCAAGCGTTCGCGTAATGCGATTAACGCTTAGAGAACTGTGGACGCTTACGAGCTTTGTGGCGCCCGTACTTCTTACGCTCAACTTCACGCGAATCGCGTGAAAGCATGCCTGCCTCCTTAAGCATTGGCCTAAGCGCTGCATCAACATCGATCAGGACACGTCCAAGAGCCAGTCTAAGAGCCCCTGCCTGGCCACTCTTTCCACCACCGTTTACGTTGGCAGAGATATCAAACTTCTCAGTGACACCGGTCTTTACGAGCGGCTCCCTCAGAAGAAGATCTAGGCTTGCACGACCGAAGTATTCCTTCGTCTCATGGCCATTAACTAAAAACTTACCGGCACCTGGCCTGAGATAAACTCTAGCTACCGCATTCTTGCGGCGTCCGATTGCGTGAAATCCACCACCCTTGATCATCTGTACTCCTTAACCTACTTCTTCTTCTTGAGCTGAAAACTAACTTGAAAAGCTTCTGGCGCTTGCGCTGCGTGCGGGTGATCTCCACCCTTATACACCTTTAACTTACCCAATAAACGGTGACCTAGCACGCCCTCTAGAAGCATTCCACGAACGGCACGCTCAATAGCTGCCTCTGGCTTCCTCTTGAGCATATCACCACCAGCAACCTCTTTAAGGCCGCCGATGTATCCTGTGTAGTGACGATAGATCTTGGTCTCATGCTTATTGCCAGTTAGAACTACCTTATCTGCATTCACTACAACTACGAAATCACCACCATCAACGTTAGGTGTAAATGTAGCTCTGTGTTTACCGCGAATAAGATGTGCGGCCTCTGTGGCGATACGCCCAACCGGAACGCCTGTTGCGTCGATTACCCACCACTTGGCACCCTCTCGGGCAACTTCAGTTGAAACAAATACGGTACTCATAACTACTTCTTCAAATTCTTCAAAACTTTTACCATCCTCGCGCGGTGCTAATGCTATTAGAAAACCTTCTCAATAACGGTGCTATTTTGTGTAACACAGCTAAAATAATGGTTTTCTCACACATAGAAGAGAGCCGAGGACGACTACCTTCACCCACATAGAGAGGGCTAGAGGGTATCACAACCATTATCTCGGTCAAGCCTGTGGAATCTCAAGGGGTTAAGCCGAGATCTACCGCTCTGCTGCCAGCTACTTTTGAAACAAATTCAACATATTGGACCACCGGCTCGGATATCTGAATCGCTATAGCCACCGCACTCGGCCCAAGCAAGCGCGCAGTTTCAAGCAATGCCTCACCCCTACCTGCCCCAAGATCTGATGGAAATTGCACAAAATGCTCATACCAAAGCGAGCGCGCGGCTTCTGCTTGTCCCCATAGATCTGCGAGCGCTGTCGTAATTCCGATCTGATCTTTGCCCTGTGCAGAGATCCTCTTTACTGCGATCGCAGCTCCGACGGAGGTGCTGTCAAACAACACAAGCATCTCCATATCGGCTCTACATCCTGGAATTGCAGCGCACAGCTTCTCTTTAAGCGCCACTCTTGTAGCATCCTGCGCGCGCGCCTGCTTAAGCGCCTCATCAAGGGGAAAGAGCAGCAATGTTGAAGCTACAACAGCTGCGTGTAACTCTTTTAGAAGCAGATCAAAATTATCTCGGTTCATTCAGTAACTCCTACAGTAATCATTACTGCATGACAACATTCCCATCCTGCTCATTATCATCTCCGGGTGCTGGCTCAACAAATAATCCAAGCCGTAGCATACTAAGC
The genomic region above belongs to Pseudomonadota bacterium and contains:
- the rpsI gene encoding 30S ribosomal protein S9 translates to MIKGGGFHAIGRRKNAVARVYLRPGAGKFLVNGHETKEYFGRASLDLLLREPLVKTGVTEKFDISANVNGGGKSGQAGALRLALGRVLIDVDAALRPMLKEAGMLSRDSREVERKKYGRHKARKRPQFSKR
- the rplM gene encoding 50S ribosomal protein L13, with the translated sequence MSTVFVSTEVAREGAKWWVIDATGVPVGRIATEAAHLIRGKHRATFTPNVDGGDFVVVVNADKVVLTGNKHETKIYRHYTGYIGGLKEVAGGDMLKRKPEAAIERAVRGMLLEGVLGHRLLGKLKVYKGGDHPHAAQAPEAFQVSFQLKKKK